aaactgataaaatataatgcaaactTTCTAAACGAATTATGTTGTAACAACATTGTAAAAGGAAAGAAAACCAGTTAAAACAACATCTTAAttagaaatagattttttagttgtaaaataaatttataattagttatatactttaaaaaatgtaaaatattatgtgttGGCTTACTTGAATATAGCTTATAAAATCTTGCAAGAGGTTGGCTTTGTTTTCTTCGCTTTCAGCTTCGTCAAAACCTTCTTGTTCGATACTAAAAGCTTCTTTAAGTTTCAAATACTCCTCATGCTCCTGCCTTTCCTTTTCCTCTTTTGCTCTTCTTTCCTCTTCGAGCCGTTTTTCTTCCtcaagtttttcttttaactcgGCCCTTTTCCTTTCTTCTTCCAGCAACTCTTGTTTACGCTTCTTTTCCTCTCTTTCCCGTTCTTGTACCTAGAAATTAATAGTATTACCGCAACTGAAAATAAAACTGATCTGAACTTTAAAGTAGCTTTATCCTTCAGTTATACAAAAAAGAACAAGGCAAATAAGTAATTAATGTACAAGAATTATTAATAACCAGTGATAAGACCAGAAACTtctgttacaataataatattgacaaaaaaactaatcctaaatatattataaatgcggaAGTTTAGATGTTTGATACCCAATCACGAAAAACTTAGTGGATATATTTGgatgaaatttgtaatttacgTTATTAATATAACATAGTTTCTAGGCATATTTTCTGTCCGTAATACCACCCAAAAATACTCTACAAAGtaacttaaagtaaattaatttactgttaaaatagGTATTATTTTTGTCACAGAATACAACATGCCATGCAGTGTaccagtattttgtatttgtatgaataaatatatattgtagtttTGTATGCATATATCTAGGTAATGACATATGATATTATCCAACTTTTATTACAGATAGTAGCAGTGACGaaatttaaccaattagtttacTCTGATTTTACCTAatgaacaaacttgatgaattgtaAGGTAATAGAAATTGGTTACCTCTGGCATTATAGGAGAACATATTTACAGTAGTGAAGGAACAAAAATGTAGTCCGTGCATTAACATGATTCAATGAAACATTTGTTCTGTTTGTGCAATTTTAGGAAACAAGTGAGCATAGTGAGCCCACTCATCATAAAATCATAGCAAATGCAATCAAAAAAACAATACACCAGACACTCTGTGCaattttttatgacagaaaattgtTGGGAGGACATCACGTCCGTTTTTTCACTAATGATGCATACGATACTGATaaggtttataaatattgatataatttctGGACTGAACTACGGAAATTGGATGATACAGCGAACAGGGATTGGGAAGCGAGAACATGTATACTATACTGTATCGGGTTTGCATATATTCATTTCTTCAAAAAACGTACAGAGGTTACAAACAAAAGCAGCAGGTAAGGTGGACTGCATACATTTACCTGTAGGGAATTAaacttatagtaaatattataagtaaatcaGGACAGTTTAAAAAATTCACGTTCTTATGTGTATGTCCACATAGGTTTGTTCACACATTATCATGAAAACCATTTGACATATTCTATAGGGATTTAGCAACAATCTAGGTCAATTTAAGAGGAAGGCACAGccgaaaatttagatttttaactcTACCCTTATACCCAAAGTGGAATACAAGTGTGCGAGTAAATGCTTTTTGGCTGTAGTAGGAGCCACTGGAGTTTACTTTCTATTCCTATATTAGAGTTGTAGAGTATCCAAAGGAGTGCTTTCTAGTCCACAAAATAGTGCCCTCaacattgaatatattttacttttgtaaatagctgtaactattaattactttttcattCACAACTGACCTAACAAATACTACATAACTACAATTCCCTCCACCCATCCTGAATGTTATGTCTCCCTGAAAGCTGCACACAAGATGTTTAGGTTAAAGTGTACTAGAAGCTTCTTTATATTTTTGCCCTAAAGACACAGAGACTGAAGTTTTTAGCTTACCTCTCTCTGAGCTTTCTTTTCAGCCTTTGCTTCCAATTTAGCTCTTTTCTTTGCTCCTACTTTGGGGTCGATATCCAGATCAGCAAACTGCCGCAGCTTCCTCTTCAGCCTCATCTTCATCGTCATGATGTCCTACATGAATTATCtcattagttaataaaaaatgagatagaaataaatatttttctaaggagtaaaataggttaaaacagcacttttgaaataaaaacattattagaaatTACTAGTAAGGAGCAGCTCACAGCAAAAAAATGTGTAACCcataaaaatcttaaaagattgttttagaaatcaaaatgaaacattttttaaatctgtgtGAAGAACATTATGCATTTTAGGTAGATTTGTGTAAACAAAATCAGCCAATTGCAATCGGCCTCATGGCAGAAATTAGTGAAAATTTCTACATAACTTCACCAAACTTGACCCCTACAGCCCAAAACCATGGGCCCcattcaaattgtttttatttaaatgctgTATAATTCGGCTTGTGGAAACAGTAACTCTAAAAAGAAGTTGAAACTTGTTCAAAAACTTATCTAACAAATGTCATCTTTCATTTCAACATggctgtttaatttttttaaattcacaactctgttatttgtgaacctagagaaaaaaagcaaaataagtaTTCTGTAAGGGAAGGGTACAGGGGAAGAAGGGGGAATGTCACTTTTAACTAATTTTACAGgggaacatttttaaagttttaagactGATACGTATGGTATGttgaattatgtaatattaattttaaaaacatatctttgATATGTTTACCATATGGTTTGTAGGTTGTCATGACATTTGAAATTCACTAGAAcgctttgtttaaaaaatgatgtcaataatacacttttactGGTTAAAAAGGGGGAATGTCATGAGTTAAATCAAAACTTGTTTGAATACAGattgaatttaattgataaaatgagAACATTATTAAGTTACAATGTTACTTGGTTAAGACTACAGTACTCCAGGCCCTCATTCAGCATGAGGTAATGCTTTGAAGTACTCTTTGGCATTCTTTGTGCAGAATCTGGATAGGTGCACAACGTCATCAAACTTTGCCTTGGAAATAGGAATAAAATCTAAAACCAACCACAGAATACTTGCGGTTTCCAAAAGATGATAccacaatatacaaaatataaaatttacacagTCTTATGTTGTTAGTTATTTatctaactttttaaaatgtgtaatagaGTATTAATGCTGTAAAAAAACGAGTTCCTTATCATGGTATGTTAGGACAAGTATCCTGACACAAAAATGTTATGATACAAGTAATTGCTGTTGCTTACCTTCATAAAGATAGTGTGGTAGTTCAAATTCATTCTCTTGCAAGTTATAGAGCCCCCTAATTTGGCGACGGTTAGCAATTACTGCAGATTCATAAGGACCGTTATATGAGTTTcggtaaataacaaaacaaatcatCGTGAAACACTTTATGTACGTAACATAAACAAACTAACCTCTAACTTACACAAGGCATCACATTGAAGTAACAATCAAAACGTGTTTACACGTGTCTGCATGACTCACAGCTGACATTCCTCCTTCTTAGCCGGTAACGTCCTGACATTCCCCCTTTTTCACCTGTAtgggtattttatttatatttttatctaacgACATTACCCATTTTTAACCAGTCTTGTTTATGCACTTAAAACTACAGCACATAACCTATATAATagatcaacaaaaacaaaacaaatttttttttgacaTTTCCCCTTCTTCCCCTGTACCCTTTGTATACTAGATTTTACAATAAGCAATTTGTTGGTACCTTGGAcgatttttgagatattaagtaaatgtaaatcccatgagaataaattaataatatttcagtcaCAGTAAAAACAATCTACCTATTTCTTCCGACTGAACCAgaaggattatttaaaaaatatttttggtattccATAAGTCAATGACAATATTTAA
The Homalodisca vitripennis isolate AUS2020 chromosome 1, UT_GWSS_2.1, whole genome shotgun sequence DNA segment above includes these coding regions:
- the LOC124353175 gene encoding DDRGK domain-containing protein 1-like gives rise to the protein MTSQLLLDDHNRLLETCHGEQLLLGMPELVSGLQQDIMTMKMRLKRKLRQFADLDIDPKVGAKKRAKLEAKAEKKAQREVQEREREEKKRKQELLEEERKRAELKEKLEEEKRLEEERRAKEEKERQEHEEYLKLKEAFSIEQEGFDEAESEENKANLLQDFISYIQKNKVVVLEDLAAEFKLKTQFVIDRIHDLQAEGRLTGVIDDRGKFIYISQEELEKVAKFVKQRGRVSLTELAENSNRLINLIPAT